From a region of the Salminus brasiliensis chromosome 4, fSalBra1.hap2, whole genome shotgun sequence genome:
- the prr18 gene encoding proline-rich protein 18 — translation MPFPPINLHSRISSPGKELFRKKKPSAGVVPPQSLLGHKPKAEKEKEEAEREKLSTSWPSSNLKQLGRKPHHQHQQQPPFQQQAAKVSTDSAAPHLDTDGKGSWVTLAKPLGSSCESVPRSSSGESAAPRGSRHSSRASLGREEAVEQEVRFSLSLTPEAVLVIQKRNLEKQMLAKQQKCCGSADFRHRRVFPSKRAQGGSKSSAPAVRPDGPSDISAIVKISLLNDQHKYDDVEYEEEDGDVDETVMRKCKEWLKGVESAAAFSKVDKLSALPHLKGC, via the coding sequence ATGCCTTTCCCGCCTATAAACCTCCACTCGCGGATATCCTCGCCGGGGAAGGAGCTCTTCAGGAAGAAGAAGCCCAGCGCTGGCGTCGTGCCTCCTCAGTCGTTGCTCGGCCACAAACCGAAGgcggagaaggagaaggaggaggcgGAGAGGGAGAAGCTGTCCACGTCGTGGCCGTCGTCTAATCTGAAGCAGCTGGGACGAAAACCGcaccatcagcatcagcagcagccgCCGTTTCAGCAACAGGCGGCTAAAGTGAGCACCGACAGCGCTGCTCCGCACCTCGACACGGACGGTAAGGGCTCCTGGGTGACTTTGGCGAAGCCGCTGGGCAGCTCGTGTGAGAGTGTGCCCAGGTCGAGCTCCGGGGAGTCCGCGGCGCCCCGCGGCAGCAGACACTCCTCGCGGGCCTCCCTGGGCAGGGAGGAGGCCGTGGAGCAGGAGGTGCGCTTCTCCCTCAGCCTCACGCCCGAGGCCGTGCTCGTCATCCAGAAGCGCAACCTGGAGAAGCAGATGCTCGCCAAGCAGCAGAAATGCTGCGGCTCCGCGGATTTCAGACACCGCCGCGTCTTCCCCTCCAAGAGGGCGCAGGGGGGCTCCAAGAGCTCGGCGCCGGCGGTCAGGCCGGACGGCCCTAGCGACATCAGCGCCATCGTGAAGATCTCGCTGCTCAATGACCAGCACAAATACGACGACGTCGAGTACGAGGAGGAGGACGGGGACGTGGACGAGACCGTAATGAGGAAGTGTAAAGAGTGGTTGAAAGGCGTGGAGAGCGCCGCTGCTTTCAGCAAAGTGGACAAGCTCTCGGCGCTGCCGCACCTGAAGGGCTGCTGA